The genomic stretch CTCATGGGACACCAGCTGCTCCAGCACCGCCAGCAACCAGGCCCGGTGGTGCGGAAGCGCGGGATCGAAATGTTTGACGTAGTCGCCAGCAGGGATGGGACAGCTCATCGGAACACCCCCCGTCGGCCGGGAGCCAGAGCTGTCTGGTTGTTGGCGGCCGCGGTCTGCATGCCGGAGGGGAAGAACAGGGCGCTGACCGTCATCCAGCGCTCCAGGCAGGCATTCACCTGGCGGGGGGCCTGGATCCAGTTGGGAAGCTCGCAGGCACCGACGAACGCGGTTGAGAAGACGAGCTGGCCGGTGAGCAGGCCATGGGAAGCGGCTGCTCCGAGCAGCCGCAGCAGGGGGTTCATCAAGCCAGAGGGCGGCGGGTCCTCTGGCTCTTGCCACGGGCCTGGCGGGAACCCCGTGGGGGCCTCAGCCCGCCCCCACCAGCTGCTGGCGGAGAGCAGCGAGGGCCTTCTTTTGAGCCCGCTGAACGGCCATCGGGCTGATCTGCAGCTGCGCCGCGGCGGCTCGCAGGGAGAGCCCCTCGAGGATGGTGAGCCTCAGGGCCGTGGCCTGCGCCGCCGGCAGCTGCTCCACCAGCTGCTCCAAGGCGTGCCCAGCGAGGGAAGGATCCAGCGACGGCTCAGCGGCGGGAGCCGCCAGCTGCTCCAGCAGGCATTGCTCGCCATCGGCTGTGGCATCGAGGCTGCTGTGCCCCAGCGGGCAGGTGCCCTTCTCGTGCTCCCGGCGGGAGATGCGCACCAGGCGGACGCGATCGCGCAGGTGGTGCTGCAGGGCCCCGGCGATGCAGCGGCGTAGATAGGGCCAAGCAGGCTCGCCTGCTCTGCAGCAGGGAGCGGAGCGCACCAAGGCCTCGCGGGCCACCTGGATCAGATCCTCCCGCTCCACCAGCGGGAACAGGCGCCGGGCGGTGGCGGAGGCAATGGCATCGGCCAGGGGCAGGTGCTCCAGCACCAGGGCATTACGGGCACGCAGGTCAGAACGGCTGAGAGCTGGGGACTGCTGCTTGTGCCCAGAGGGGGAAGAAGAGAGGGAAGCCATCTGGAGGACGGCGGAGAACCCCACCCCCAACGGCCTGCCGCAGCGCCGCGGCAAGGACGCCCCGCAGGGGCGCATGGCCTGATCCTTGACGCAGCGCGAGGACTGGACGAGGGATTTAGGTGGGTGTTTGACGGCCTGGTGGCGACCCACTTCGCGACATCACTTGCATCAGGATTTCCAGGCCTGGTCGACTATGCAGACAGGTCAGTGGTTCAACGGTGACGTCGTCTGGAAAAGCCGTGATCAGGGCAAAGACAACCCTCAAACATTGCGTCAACCATCAAGGAGAGGGAGATCGTTAAGCAGTCGCCGCCGCTCTTCCCAGTCCGGCTGCAAGGAATCGAGCAATGCAACGAATTCCTCTCCGTGGGTGGGAACACTCAGGTGGGCCAGCTCATGCAGAACGATGTAGTCGAGGCATGACCGGGGCTTCTGGGCCAGCTGGGTATTCAGGCGGATGTTCCTTGTGGATGGATTACAGCTGCCCCACTGGCGGCTCATTGCTTGAACGAAGAGCTTGTTCATCTGTACACCCAGCCGCTGCTGCCAGTGATCAATCAGGCCTGTTGCCTCCTTGCGCAGCTCGTTGCGGTACCAGGCTGCAAGGATGCGCTGACGTTTCTCAAGGGTGGATCCAGGCCGGAGGAACATGATCAAATTTCGGGGGTGAACCTCAACCCTGGGTGCGGTATTCACCTCCTCGATATGCAGCAGCAGCCTGCGACCCCACAGGGCATGGGACTCACGCTCCACCACCAGCCTGGGACTCTCGCGTTGCTGACCTGAAAGTCGAGCTTGCTGTTTCCGGATCCATCCCAGTTTGCCGATCGCGTAGGCGCGCACATGATCGGGGCTCATGCTCTGCGGCGCTGAAATCCTCACAGCCCCATTTGGTGGAACTACTGAAAGGTGAAGGTGCTTGATTGGCTTGATTGTGACCTCTACGGGCACAACACCGATCAGCAACTGATGACTGGGGTAAGACTGCGTCATCAGTACTCGGGTTGCGCTACAAGCACCTCAAACAGCCGTTCAACCTCCGCAGCGTCCTGAAGAAGGCCGTACAGCGCAGCCTTGATCACTTGCTCTTTGGCCTGGACGCCGCGCCAACCGTCAGGCCTGACCTGCCGCACAGTGCTATCAACTCGGAGTGCCAGATCGAGGTCGCCATTTAGGTTGTTCCACATGGCACGTTTTCCAGCGGTATCTAATTGAGCCGGAGTGCTATCAGCAGTTTGCTGGTGCAGTTGGCGGGCTAGTTCAGCGACCCTCCGTAGGTACTCTTCGTAAACATCAGCCTGTTGCCTGCGGAACCGGATGATCTCATCAAGTACCTGCGACATCCGATCATAGAAAGCGGGATCATGGGCCCGCTCGCTGATGATTGTGCGGCGCATGTTGTTCTCAATGGTCTCCTGGACCGCTTTCTTGTTGCTGCTCGACTTACCAAAGCTTTGGTTGATGGCCTGAGCTACTCCCGTCTTGACGATCAGTTCCAGTAGGCCGATGTCGTCGAAAGCAGAGATCTTGCGTGGCTGATCGGCTTCAATATAGGCATCGATTAGGAAGCGCATGTCGGCTTCGTAGGCCTTGAGGTCGAGATTTTCACCCGCTGCCAAGCGGATCACTTGACGCCAGTCGAGTGCCTTATCTCGTTGTTGGGTGATGCGTGTGGCCTCGCTGGCGGTATATCCAGCATCTGTTAATTCATTGGCCAAAGCGGCATGTGCCCTGGTCAGCTCGGCAACAGTCTTGTAGTACGCTATGCGTAGAGGCTCTCGCTCCTCTAGATCCGAGGAGTTCTCGGTGTTGCCACAAAAGTGGTGGAGGATTGCGAGTTCATCCATGGGTGGCGCAACGGGCTCGGCGAGCAGTGCCTCCTGCTCGAGAGCGTCGTCCAGGCGTTCCTTTGCTTTCTCGAGACGATCCTGTAGGAGCACTTCGGGATCGGAATCACCAGACGAATGATCGAGATCATCGTTGGAGTAGACAGCAATGGCATTTTCGACCTTCCTGAAAAGATCCTTGTAGTCCACAATCAGCCCATAGGGTTTGTCGTCTCCATCTAGACGATTGGTGCGGCAGATCGCCTGGAATAGGCCATGGTCCTGCATCGACTTGTCGATGTAGAGGACACTGCAGGACGGGGCATCAAACCCCGTTAGCAGTTTGTCAACCACAATCAGCAGCTTCATCTGCGCCGGTTGGTTGATAAACAGATCCTTTGCACTCTCTTCATAGGCCTCGGTGCGGCTCATGCCCGGCCGTAGGGCAATGGAAATGAGCAGTCGGTTATAGGTGTTGTAGATGAATTGCTTGTCGGTTTCGGTGTTGGCGCCCACCTCCTCTTTGCTCACATCAGCAGCTTTGGGGTCATAGGAGGTGACCACGGCGCACTTGTTCTTGAGCTCCGTGCCATTGAACAGCTCGAAATAGCGACAAGCCTCATAGATGCTGGAAGCTACGAGGATGACGTTGCCGCGCTGGCTGACTAGACGCGGATTCAGAGAAAAGTCGAAGATAATGTCACTGACGATCCGGTTCATCCGCGCTTTGGAGCTGAGGATGTTCTGGAGCGTTCCCCACTGGCGCTTCAGTTCTCGTTGCTGCCAGGAGTTGAGATTGGCTGTTTTGGTCTCAAACCACTGATCGACTCGTTCCTGGGCGCTGAGGCGTTGATCGATATCACGGGCTTCATACACCAAATCAAGAACGACCTTGTCTTCGACGCCTTCACTGAACTTGTAGGTGTGGATGTAGCCACCAAAAACCTCCAGGCTGGTGGCCTTGTCCTTCTTGAGCAGAGGGGTACCGGTGAAACCAATGAAGACGGCATCGGGCAGCAAGGCCTTCATCACACGGTGCAGCTTGCCGTTTTGGCTGCGGTGGCATTCATCCACGAAAACAAAGAGTTCACCTACCGCTGGGCTTGGCTGAGCATGAAGTTCTTCGAGATAGGCCTCAAAGTCATCGACCTCGCGCACGCCGAACTTGTGCACCAAAGAGCAGAGCAGCCTGGGTGTGGGCTGACCTAGGGCCTGCATTAGATCCTTGCCGCTGCTACTGCGTTGGATGGTTTCACCGGCACCACCAAAGACACCTTCAATCTGCTTGTCCAGCTCATCGCGATCAGTGACGATGACCACACGGGCATTGGGGTTGTTGGCCAGGATCCAGCGGGCCAGCAGCACCATCACAATGCTCTTGCCGCTGCCTTGGGTGTGCCAGATAATCCCGCCGTGACGTTCCTGAACATGCTTTTGGGCAGCCTTGATGCCGAAGTACTG from Synechococcus sp. CBW1107 encodes the following:
- a CDS encoding sigma-70 family RNA polymerase sigma factor, whose translation is MASLSSSPSGHKQQSPALSRSDLRARNALVLEHLPLADAIASATARRLFPLVEREDLIQVAREALVRSAPCCRAGEPAWPYLRRCIAGALQHHLRDRVRLVRISRREHEKGTCPLGHSSLDATADGEQCLLEQLAAPAAEPSLDPSLAGHALEQLVEQLPAAQATALRLTILEGLSLRAAAAQLQISPMAVQRAQKKALAALRQQLVGAG
- a CDS encoding M48 family metallopeptidase; the protein is MSPDHVRAYAIGKLGWIRKQQARLSGQQRESPRLVVERESHALWGRRLLLHIEEVNTAPRVEVHPRNLIMFLRPGSTLEKRQRILAAWYRNELRKEATGLIDHWQQRLGVQMNKLFVQAMSRQWGSCNPSTRNIRLNTQLAQKPRSCLDYIVLHELAHLSVPTHGEEFVALLDSLQPDWEERRRLLNDLPLLDG
- a CDS encoding type I restriction endonuclease subunit R — translated: MSGLGFERATQNRVIKLFDEKLSYRYLGDWKDRTGNSNIEEDILTGVLQRRGFSPAEISGALYQLRGAADVSQKGLYEANRQVYSLLRYGVQVKAAADQPTTTVSLIDWHNPEANDFAIAEEVTLRGPQERRPDLVIYINGIAIGVIELKRSRVSIGDGIRQNLSNQRPEFNAWFFATNQLVFAGNDSEGLRYGAIETPEKYFLSWKEDEADNSHLKLDKYLLKICRKNRLIELLRDFVLFDGGIKKLPRVHQYFGIKAAQKHVQERHGGIIWHTQGSGKSIVMVLLARWILANNPNARVVIVTDRDELDKQIEGVFGGAGETIQRSSSGKDLMQALGQPTPRLLCSLVHKFGVREVDDFEAYLEELHAQPSPAVGELFVFVDECHRSQNGKLHRVMKALLPDAVFIGFTGTPLLKKDKATSLEVFGGYIHTYKFSEGVEDKVVLDLVYEARDIDQRLSAQERVDQWFETKTANLNSWQQRELKRQWGTLQNILSSKARMNRIVSDIIFDFSLNPRLVSQRGNVILVASSIYEACRYFELFNGTELKNKCAVVTSYDPKAADVSKEEVGANTETDKQFIYNTYNRLLISIALRPGMSRTEAYEESAKDLFINQPAQMKLLIVVDKLLTGFDAPSCSVLYIDKSMQDHGLFQAICRTNRLDGDDKPYGLIVDYKDLFRKVENAIAVYSNDDLDHSSGDSDPEVLLQDRLEKAKERLDDALEQEALLAEPVAPPMDELAILHHFCGNTENSSDLEEREPLRIAYYKTVAELTRAHAALANELTDAGYTASEATRITQQRDKALDWRQVIRLAAGENLDLKAYEADMRFLIDAYIEADQPRKISAFDDIGLLELIVKTGVAQAINQSFGKSSSNKKAVQETIENNMRRTIISERAHDPAFYDRMSQVLDEIIRFRRQQADVYEEYLRRVAELARQLHQQTADSTPAQLDTAGKRAMWNNLNGDLDLALRVDSTVRQVRPDGWRGVQAKEQVIKAALYGLLQDAAEVERLFEVLVAQPEY